Proteins encoded in a region of the Buchnera aphidicola (Phyllaphis fagi) genome:
- the rplF gene encoding 50S ribosomal protein L6, with protein sequence MSRIAKKSITIPKNVKIMLNNNMITVESKNHILKRNFHSSVIIKNCNNVLFFKPKLKKYDSWMQAGTVRSLVNSMIIGVTQGFSKKLKLVGVGYKISIELNNIINMFLGYSHAIKYCLPHGIIAENISSTEIILKSIDKQLLGQVAANLRSKRKPESYKGKGIRYSDEFVRIKEAKKK encoded by the coding sequence ATGTCTCGTATTGCTAAAAAATCAATTACGATACCTAAAAATGTAAAAATTATGTTAAATAATAATATGATTACTGTAGAAAGTAAAAATCATATTCTTAAAAGAAATTTTCATAGTTCTGTTATAATTAAAAATTGTAATAATGTATTATTTTTTAAACCTAAATTAAAGAAATATGATTCTTGGATGCAAGCTGGCACTGTTAGATCATTAGTAAATTCTATGATTATTGGTGTTACTCAAGGATTTTCAAAAAAACTAAAATTAGTTGGTGTTGGATATAAAATTTCAATAGAATTAAATAATATAATTAATATGTTTTTAGGGTATTCTCATGCAATTAAGTATTGTTTGCCTCATGGAATTATTGCAGAAAATATATCTTCTACAGAAATTATTTTAAAAAGTATTGATAAGCAATTATTAGGTCAAGTAGCTGCAAATTTACGATCTAAACGGAAACCAGAATCTTATAAAGGAAAAGGTATTCGTTATTCAGATGAATTTGTACGTATTAAAGAGGCTAAGAAAAAATAA
- the rpsH gene encoding 30S ribosomal protein S8 codes for MSMQDPISDMLTRIRNSQLANKIAVFMPSSKLKIAISSVLKQEGYIQDYVVKNIMDQLVLKIILKYFNGKSVIEEIKRISKPSLRVYKDKKHLPDVMDGLGIAILSTSKGVISNKVAKKMGIGGEIICFVS; via the coding sequence ATGAGTATGCAAGATCCTATATCAGATATGTTAACAAGAATTCGAAATAGTCAATTAGCTAATAAGATTGCAGTGTTTATGCCTTCTTCTAAATTGAAAATTGCAATTAGTTCTGTTTTAAAACAAGAAGGTTATATTCAAGATTATGTTGTTAAAAATATTATGGATCAATTAGTATTAAAAATTATTCTTAAATATTTTAACGGGAAGTCTGTAATAGAAGAGATTAAACGTATTAGTAAACCTAGTTTACGTGTTTATAAAGATAAAAAACATTTACCAGATGTTATGGATGGTTTAGGGATAGCTATTCTTTCTACTTCAAAAGGTGTAATTAGTAATAAAGTAGCTAAAAAAATGGGAATTGGTGGTGAAATTATTTGTTTTGTATCTTAA
- the rpsN gene encoding 30S ribosomal protein S14: protein MAKESMKAREKKRIKLGIKFFKKRQSLKQIISNMLITQSERWKAVLKLQTLPRDSSLSRQRNRCLQTGRPHGFIRKFGLSRMKLRESAMRGEIPGLKKSSW, encoded by the coding sequence ATGGCTAAAGAGTCAATGAAAGCTCGTGAAAAAAAACGTATTAAATTAGGAATAAAATTTTTTAAAAAACGTCAAAGTTTAAAACAAATTATTTCTAATATGTTAATTACTCAATCAGAGCGTTGGAAAGCGGTTTTAAAATTACAGACTTTACCTCGTGATTCTAGTTTATCTAGACAGAGAAATCGTTGTTTACAAACTGGAAGACCACATGGGTTTATTAGAAAATTTGGATTGAGTCGTATGAAATTAAGAGAATCTGCTATGAGGGGAGAAATTCCAGGTTTAAAAAAATCTAGTTGGTAA
- the rplE gene encoding 50S ribosomal protein L5, with protein MVILNDYYKKHIIEKLMVKFKYSSIMQVPKINKITLNMGIGKAVHEKKALDHAILDLMTISGQKPCITKARKSISGFKIREGYPIGCKVTLRGRRKWDFLNRLISIVIPRIRDFRGFSKKSFDGRGNYSLGIREQIIFPEINYDNIDKIRGLDITITTTANSDNEGIALLSYFHFPFRV; from the coding sequence ATGGTAATATTAAATGATTATTATAAAAAACATATAATAGAAAAATTAATGGTAAAATTTAAATATAGTTCTATTATGCAAGTACCTAAAATTAATAAAATTACTTTAAATATGGGTATTGGGAAAGCTGTACATGAAAAAAAAGCCTTGGATCATGCAATTTTAGATTTAATGACTATTTCTGGTCAAAAACCATGTATTACTAAAGCAAGAAAATCTATTTCTGGTTTTAAAATACGAGAAGGATATCCTATTGGTTGTAAAGTAACTTTGCGGGGTCGAAGAAAATGGGATTTTTTAAATCGATTAATTTCTATTGTTATACCTAGAATTCGTGATTTTCGTGGTTTTTCTAAAAAATCTTTTGATGGTCGAGGGAATTATAGTTTAGGTATACGTGAACAAATTATTTTCCCTGAAATTAATTATGATAATATTGATAAAATTCGGGGTTTAGATATTACAATTACAACTACTGCTAATTCAGATAATGAAGGTATAGCATTATTATCTTATTTTCATTTTCCATTTCGTGTTTAA
- the rplX gene encoding 50S ribosomal protein L24: protein MALKIRLNDIVMVLSGKDKKKIGKVKFIFKNKDKIIVEGVNIVKKHQKPIPSQNQNGGIIEKESPIHISNVAILNPITKKPDRIGFRIDSGKKFRFLKSNNQIVR from the coding sequence ATGGCATTAAAAATTAGATTGAATGATATTGTAATGGTATTATCAGGGAAAGATAAAAAAAAAATTGGAAAAGTGAAATTTATTTTTAAAAATAAGGATAAAATCATTGTAGAAGGAGTAAATATAGTTAAAAAACATCAAAAACCCATACCATCTCAAAATCAAAATGGAGGAATTATAGAAAAAGAATCTCCTATTCATATTTCTAATGTAGCAATCTTAAATCCTATTACTAAAAAACCGGATCGTATTGGGTTTAGAATAGATTCTGGTAAAAAATTTAGGTTTTTAAAATCAAATAATCAGATTGTTAGATAA
- the rplN gene encoding 50S ribosomal protein L14: MIQEQTILRVADNSGARFAMCIRVLGGSKRRYAGIGDIIKVTIKEAVPRGKVKKGEVLKAVIVRTKKGIRRSDGSLIRFDTNSCVILNNSEQPIGTRVFGPITRELRIEKFMKIVSLAPEVL, translated from the coding sequence ATGATTCAAGAACAAACAATATTACGTGTTGCTGATAATTCAGGAGCACGGTTTGCTATGTGTATTCGTGTTTTAGGAGGTTCTAAAAGGAGATATGCTGGTATTGGTGATATTATTAAAGTAACTATTAAAGAAGCTGTACCGCGAGGAAAAGTTAAAAAAGGAGAGGTTTTAAAAGCTGTTATAGTACGTACTAAAAAAGGTATTCGTAGATCGGATGGTTCTTTAATTCGTTTTGATACTAATTCATGTGTAATTTTAAATAATTCTGAACAACCTATTGGTACTCGAGTCTTTGGTCCTATAACACGTGAATTAAGAATAGAAAAATTTATGAAAATTGTTTCATTAGCTCCTGAAGTTTTATAG
- the rpsQ gene encoding 30S ribosomal protein S17, which produces MIQKIKILKGRVISDKMHKSAVVAIERFIKHPIYKKFVRRKTKLHIHDEYNTCSNGDIVEISECRPMSKTKSWILIKVFKKFNF; this is translated from the coding sequence ATGATTCAAAAAATTAAGATATTGAAAGGTCGAGTAATTAGTGATAAAATGCATAAATCAGCAGTAGTAGCTATAGAAAGATTTATTAAACATCCTATTTATAAAAAGTTTGTTAGAAGAAAAACAAAACTTCATATTCATGATGAATATAATACATGTTCTAATGGAGATATTGTTGAAATATCTGAATGTCGTCCAATGTCTAAAACTAAATCATGGATTTTAATTAAAGTGTTTAAAAAATTTAATTTTTAA
- the rpmC gene encoding 50S ribosomal protein L29 encodes MKLIQLRKKSSHELYIDLLNLLKEKFNLKIQLSNKKLQNTHLLRIVRRNIVRVKTILTEKRNRIHDSKN; translated from the coding sequence ATGAAATTAATTCAATTGCGTAAAAAATCATCTCATGAGTTATATATTGATTTATTGAATTTATTAAAGGAAAAATTTAATTTGAAAATTCAATTGTCTAATAAAAAATTACAGAATACTCATTTATTACGAATAGTACGTCGTAATATTGTTAGAGTTAAAACTATATTGACTGAAAAGAGAAATCGGATACATGATTCAAAAAATTAA
- the rplP gene encoding 50S ribosomal protein L16 — protein MLQPKRTKFRKMHKGKNRGLALNSNIHFGQFGLKAITRGRLTGRQIESARRSITRSMKRQGKIWIRIFPDKPITQKPLEVRMGKGKGNVEYWVALVQPGKILYEINGISEEESRSAFKLAASKLPIKTIFVTKMAM, from the coding sequence ATGTTACAACCTAAACGTACTAAATTCCGAAAAATGCATAAAGGGAAAAACCGGGGTTTAGCATTAAATTCTAATATTCATTTTGGTCAGTTTGGATTGAAAGCAATTACTCGAGGACGTTTAACTGGTCGTCAAATTGAATCTGCAAGACGATCTATTACGCGTTCTATGAAACGACAAGGAAAAATTTGGATACGTATTTTCCCAGATAAACCTATTACTCAAAAACCATTAGAAGTAAGAATGGGAAAAGGAAAAGGTAATGTTGAATATTGGGTAGCTTTGGTGCAGCCTGGTAAGATATTATATGAAATAAATGGTATTTCTGAAGAAGAATCTCGTTCAGCATTTAAATTGGCAGCATCTAAACTTCCTATTAAAACTATTTTTGTAACTAAAATGGCGATGTAA
- the rpsC gene encoding 30S ribosomal protein S3 gives MGQKVHPHGMRLGIIKYWNSTWFANSKKFSEYLYSDFKIRQFLNKKLNKASISRIIIDRISKNIRITIYTARPGIVIGKGGEDVEKLRSEIAIIAGVPAQINISEIKKPELDAKLIADNIASQLERRIMFRRAMKRAVQNAMKKGAKGIKVEVSGRLGGTEIARTEWYREGRVPLHTLRADIEYSLSEAHTTYGIIGVKVWVFKGEILDGMKILENSQQNIINKKKTYRKYRK, from the coding sequence ATGGGTCAAAAAGTGCATCCTCATGGTATGAGATTAGGTATTATAAAATATTGGAATTCTACTTGGTTTGCAAATAGTAAAAAATTTTCTGAATATTTATATAGTGATTTTAAAATTCGTCAATTTTTAAACAAAAAGTTGAATAAAGCATCTATTTCTCGAATTATAATTGATCGTATATCAAAAAATATTCGTATCACTATTTATACCGCTCGTCCTGGAATTGTTATTGGAAAGGGAGGTGAAGATGTTGAGAAATTAAGATCAGAAATTGCTATTATTGCAGGTGTTCCAGCGCAAATTAATATTTCGGAAATTAAAAAACCAGAATTAGATGCTAAATTAATTGCTGATAATATTGCCTCACAATTAGAAAGAAGAATTATGTTTCGTAGAGCAATGAAAAGAGCAGTTCAAAATGCTATGAAGAAAGGAGCTAAAGGTATTAAAGTAGAAGTTAGTGGTCGTTTAGGTGGTACTGAAATAGCAAGGACAGAATGGTATCGTGAAGGTCGAGTTCCTTTACATACTTTACGTGCAGATATTGAATATAGCTTATCTGAAGCACATACTACATATGGTATTATTGGTGTTAAGGTATGGGTTTTTAAAGGTGAAATTTTGGATGGAATGAAAATTCTTGAAAATTCTCAACAAAATATTATTAATAAAAAGAAAACATATCGTAAATATCGAAAATAA
- the rplV gene encoding 50S ribosomal protein L22: MEILAKYKKAKSSAQKVRLIVDFIRGKKVVHVIDFLNYHKKKSAFLVKKVLDSAIANANHNYGLNKNDLFIKNIFVDEGPVMKRMIPRAKGRSDRILKRTSHITVIVSSIDK; the protein is encoded by the coding sequence ATGGAAATTTTAGCTAAATATAAAAAAGCGAAATCGTCAGCACAAAAAGTACGACTAATTGTTGATTTCATTCGAGGTAAAAAAGTAGTTCATGTAATAGATTTTTTAAATTATCATAAAAAAAAATCAGCTTTTTTAGTCAAAAAAGTACTTGATTCTGCTATTGCGAATGCTAATCATAATTATGGTTTAAATAAAAATGATTTATTTATAAAAAATATTTTTGTAGATGAAGGTCCTGTAATGAAACGAATGATACCTAGAGCTAAAGGTCGATCAGATCGTATTTTAAAACGTACTAGTCATATTACTGTTATTGTATCTTCTATAGATAAATAA
- the rpsS gene encoding 30S ribosomal protein S19 encodes MPRSLKKGPFIDLSLLSKIKKINQSGKKKIFKTWSRRSTIFPDMVGLTISIHNGRQHIPVFITEDMVGHKLGEFSLTRTYRGHTADKKIKKR; translated from the coding sequence ATGCCTCGTTCCCTTAAAAAAGGACCCTTTATTGATCTTAGTTTATTATCTAAAATAAAAAAAATAAATCAATCTGGTAAAAAAAAAATCTTTAAAACATGGTCTAGACGATCAACAATTTTCCCAGATATGGTGGGTTTAACAATTTCTATTCATAATGGTCGTCAACATATACCGGTATTTATTACGGAAGATATGGTTGGTCATAAATTAGGTGAATTTTCTTTGACTCGTACTTATAGAGGTCATACGGCAGATAAAAAAATTAAAAAACGTTAG
- the rplB gene encoding 50S ribosomal protein L2 — translation MVIVKCKPTSPGRRHVIKVVNPHLYRGRPYSLLSTGSHKSGGRNNQGRITTRHIGGNHKRIYRIIDFKRSKDDITARVERLEYDPNRSANIALVLYQDGTRKYILAPKKLKVGDEVVSGSKVMIKIGNSLPMKNIPVGTLIHNIEMKPNKGGQIARTAGNYAQIIAREGVYVTLRLRSGEIRKVESKCRATIGEIGNSEHMLRVLGKAGASRWRGIRPTVRGTAMNPVDHPHGGGEGRNFGKHPVTPWGQQTKGKKTRKNKRTNKFILRNCNSNK, via the coding sequence ATGGTAATTGTAAAATGTAAACCAACATCCCCAGGTCGTCGACATGTTATTAAAGTAGTTAATCCTCATTTATATCGAGGCAGACCATATTCTTTATTATCTACTGGTAGTCATAAAAGTGGTGGTAGAAATAATCAAGGTCGCATTACAACTCGACATATTGGAGGTAATCACAAAAGAATTTATCGTATTATTGATTTTAAGCGATCTAAAGATGATATTACTGCTCGTGTTGAACGATTAGAATATGATCCTAATCGATCTGCTAATATAGCATTAGTTTTATATCAGGATGGTACTAGAAAGTATATTTTAGCTCCTAAAAAATTAAAAGTGGGAGATGAAGTGGTTTCAGGTTCTAAAGTTATGATTAAAATTGGTAATAGTTTACCAATGAAAAATATTCCAGTCGGTACTTTAATACATAATATTGAGATGAAGCCTAATAAAGGTGGTCAGATTGCTCGAACAGCTGGAAACTATGCTCAAATTATTGCTAGAGAAGGTGTATATGTAACATTAAGATTACGTTCCGGTGAGATACGTAAAGTTGAATCTAAATGTCGAGCAACGATTGGTGAAATTGGTAATTCTGAACATATGTTGAGAGTTTTAGGGAAAGCAGGTGCTTCTCGTTGGAGGGGTATTCGCCCTACAGTTCGTGGTACTGCAATGAACCCTGTTGATCATCCTCATGGTGGGGGAGAGGGTAGAAATTTTGGGAAACATCCAGTCACTCCATGGGGTCAACAAACTAAAGGTAAAAAAACTCGTAAGAATAAACGTACTAATAAATTTATTTTACGTAATTGTAATAGTAATAAATAA
- the rplW gene encoding 50S ribosomal protein L23: protein MISQEKLFKILYTPHISEKSSIFLNKNNTVTFKVSVKSTKLEIKLAMQELFSVDIKGINTVLVKGKIKKKGKYNIYKKHWKKAYITLQKGQKLDCINDV, encoded by the coding sequence ATGATATCACAAGAAAAATTATTTAAAATTTTATATACTCCACATATATCTGAAAAATCTTCTATTTTTTTAAATAAAAATAATACAGTAACATTTAAAGTTTCCGTAAAATCAACTAAATTAGAAATTAAATTAGCTATGCAAGAATTATTTTCAGTGGATATTAAAGGCATTAATACAGTTTTAGTTAAAGGTAAAATAAAAAAGAAAGGAAAATATAATATTTATAAGAAGCATTGGAAAAAAGCTTATATTACTTTACAAAAAGGACAAAAATTAGATTGTATAAATGATGTCTAA
- the rplD gene encoding 50S ribosomal protein L4: MELILKDSGVSISVSDIIFNQEFNKSLVHQVTVAYSSGSRQGSRAQKNRSEVSGSGKKPWRQKGTGRARVGSIRSPLWRSGGVTFAAKSKIYSKKVNRKMYRGALKSIFSELIRKNRLIIFEDFSILYPKTKLLLQKLKSISLEEVLIIQNNIDNNLLLASRNLHKVCIQDIKSINPIQLIAFKNIIMTSSAIKTIEEILLA; this comes from the coding sequence ATGGAATTAATACTTAAAGATTCAGGAGTCTCTATTTCTGTTTCAGATATTATTTTTAATCAAGAATTTAATAAATCATTGGTTCATCAAGTAACTGTTGCATATTCATCTGGTTCTCGTCAAGGTAGTCGAGCTCAAAAAAATAGATCTGAAGTATCTGGTTCAGGTAAAAAACCATGGCGTCAGAAAGGAACGGGTCGTGCTCGTGTAGGTTCTATTAGGAGTCCTTTATGGAGATCAGGAGGGGTAACTTTTGCAGCAAAATCAAAGATTTATAGTAAAAAAGTTAATAGAAAAATGTATCGTGGAGCATTGAAAAGTATTTTTTCAGAGTTGATACGTAAAAATAGATTAATTATTTTTGAAGATTTTTCTATATTATATCCCAAAACAAAACTTTTATTACAAAAATTAAAAAGTATTTCTTTAGAAGAAGTTTTAATTATTCAGAATAATATAGATAATAATTTACTTTTAGCATCTAGAAATTTACATAAAGTATGTATTCAAGATATTAAATCTATTAATCCTATACAATTAATTGCTTTTAAAAATATTATTATGACTAGTTCAGCAATTAAAACAATTGAGGAAATTTTACTTGCATGA
- the rplC gene encoding 50S ribosomal protein L3, protein MIGLVGKKIGMTRIFTKEGASIPITVIEVTENRITQIKNFINDHYCSIQVTTGIKKKNRLLKSEIGHFAKSGSLAGRGLWEFKILDVQKFKLGQKLSIGLFDAFKKVDVTGVSKGKGFSGTIKRWNFSMQDATHGNSLSHRAPGSIGQNQTPGRVFKGKKMSGHLGNHRVTIQNLNIIKINTEKNLLFVKGSVPGATGGDLIIKPAVKV, encoded by the coding sequence ATGATTGGTTTAGTTGGTAAAAAAATTGGAATGACACGTATTTTTACTAAAGAGGGTGCCTCCATTCCGATAACTGTCATTGAAGTTACAGAAAATCGTATAACTCAAATTAAAAATTTTATTAATGATCACTATTGTTCTATTCAAGTAACCACTGGGATTAAAAAAAAAAATCGGTTATTGAAATCAGAAATTGGTCATTTTGCTAAATCAGGATCACTAGCAGGTCGTGGATTATGGGAATTTAAAATTTTAGATGTTCAAAAATTTAAATTAGGTCAAAAGCTTAGTATTGGATTATTTGATGCTTTTAAAAAAGTTGATGTTACTGGAGTATCTAAGGGTAAAGGATTTTCAGGTACTATAAAACGTTGGAATTTTAGTATGCAGGATGCTACTCATGGAAATTCATTATCACATAGAGCGCCTGGTTCAATTGGTCAAAATCAAACTCCAGGAAGAGTATTTAAAGGTAAAAAAATGTCTGGTCATTTAGGAAATCATCGTGTTACAATACAGAATTTAAATATTATTAAAATTAATACTGAAAAGAACTTATTATTTGTTAAAGGTTCTGTTCCTGGAGCAACTGGTGGTGATTTAATTATTAAACCAGCTGTAAAGGTATAA
- the rpsJ gene encoding 30S ribosomal protein S10, whose amino-acid sequence MQNQRIRIRLKAFDHRLIDQSTFEIVETAKRTGAQVRGPIPLPTRKERFTVLISPHVNKDARDQYEICTHKRLIDIVQPTEKTIDALMKLDLASGVDVQISLS is encoded by the coding sequence ATGCAGAATCAAAGAATTCGTATTCGTTTAAAAGCTTTTGATCATCGATTAATTGATCAATCGACATTTGAAATTGTAGAAACAGCTAAAAGAACTGGAGCACAGGTTAGAGGACCTATTCCTTTACCTACTCGGAAAGAACGGTTTACTGTTTTAATTTCGCCTCATGTAAATAAAGATGCACGTGATCAGTATGAAATTTGCACACATAAGAGGTTAATTGATATTGTACAACCTACTGAAAAGACTATTGATGCGTTAATGAAATTAGATTTAGCTTCAGGAGTAGATGTACAAATTAGTTTAAGTTAA